Proteins encoded in a region of the Strix aluco isolate bStrAlu1 chromosome 26, bStrAlu1.hap1, whole genome shotgun sequence genome:
- the EVA1B gene encoding protein eva-1 homolog B — protein MESRRRDMELLSNSMAAYAHIRANPESFGLYFVLGVCFGLVLTLCLLVLRLSCQPPPRPPPRPRDLSEDEEDEDEEDEEEEDTIDRAASESLLPVTEIPLDSHGPGDGALAINVFASAEELERAQRLEERERIIREIWRNGQPDILGTGTGTLGRVHYY, from the exons ATGGAGAGCCGCCGGCGGGACATGGAGCTGCTGAGCAACAGCATGGCCGCGTACGCACACATCCGAG CCAACCCCGAGAGCTTTGGGCTCTACTTCGTGCTGGGCGTCTGCTTTGGGCTGGTGCTGACCCTGTGCCTGCTGGTGCTGCGCctctcctgccagccccccccgcgccccccgccccgcccgagGGACCTCAGCGaggacgaggaggacgaggatgaggaggatgaagaagaggaggacACCATCGACCGCGCAGCGTCCGAATCGCTGCTGCCGGTGACCGAGATCCCCCTGGACAGCCACGGCCCCGGCGACGGGGCTCTGGCCATCAACGTCTTCGCCTCGGCGGAGGAGCTGGAGCGGGCGCAGCGGCTGGAGGAGCGCGAGCGCATCATCCGCGAGATCTGGCGCAACGGGCAGCCCGACATCctgggcaccggcaccggcaccctgGGCCGTGTCCACTACTACTGA